One region of Streptomyces leeuwenhoekii genomic DNA includes:
- the pepN gene encoding aminopeptidase N produces the protein MSVLTRDEAQTRAQLLDVHHYTIELDLTGGDETFDSRSAIRFTVRDGQDATDTFVEVKPAELRSVTLDGQPLDPQTLDGNRLPLKNLAPGPHELRVDAAMRYSRTGEGMHRFTDPADGETYVYTQMFMDDVQRVFAAFDQPDLKAVFDLTVKAPAGWSVLANGVTEHTGDGVWRAAATPPVSTYLVAVAAGPWHSVRTEHRGLPFGLHCRRSLARHLDADAEELLDVTRACFDRYHEKFDEPYPFDSYDQAFVPEFNAGAMENPGLVTFRDEFVYRSAVTDAERQTRAMVIAHEMAHMWFGDLVTLKWWDDIWLNESFAEYMGYQITAEATRFTGPWTEFGVARKAWGYDADQRPSTHPVAPENVEDTASALLNFDGISYAKGASALRQLVTWLGEKDFLAGINTHFARHRFGNASLADFIDSLAGATDRDVHAWADAWLRTTGVDTLAPTVTPGRDGTCTLTVAHTGSRPHRIAVGLYDRDLGDEGGLILRERLDLDIPQTEPRSIGKRPALLLLNDGDLTYTKVRFDPESFATVRAHLSGLPDPLTRAVVWNALRDAVRDGELAPAAYLDAARTHLPHETDLALVEGVLAFATTQIADRYLTPEQRPAALATLTALCRDLIRRTEDGDHPGLRLIAVRHFIDVAAQPDTITAWFSEGTVPGGPELDPELRWRVLGRLAVLGAIDDAVIEAELVQDPSAAGQEGAARCRAALPDPEAKRRAWEEMFTGDGLSNYLFTATAQGFWQPEQADLVRAYVPRYYTDAVAVAARRGPAIADAAGRWAFPVHAVDADTLRLGEECLRDADPVPALRRKLADQLDDLARALRVRRA, from the coding sequence ATGTCCGTACTGACGCGCGACGAAGCGCAGACCCGTGCCCAGCTCCTCGACGTCCACCACTACACGATCGAACTCGACCTGACCGGTGGCGACGAGACCTTCGACTCCCGCTCCGCCATCCGGTTCACCGTCCGCGACGGTCAGGACGCCACGGACACCTTCGTCGAGGTCAAGCCCGCCGAGCTGCGCTCCGTCACCCTGGACGGACAGCCCCTGGACCCGCAGACCCTGGACGGGAACCGGCTGCCGCTGAAGAACCTCGCCCCCGGCCCCCACGAACTGCGCGTCGACGCCGCCATGCGCTACTCCCGCACCGGCGAGGGCATGCACCGCTTCACCGACCCCGCCGACGGCGAGACCTACGTCTACACCCAGATGTTCATGGACGACGTCCAGCGCGTCTTCGCCGCCTTCGACCAGCCCGACCTCAAGGCCGTCTTCGACCTGACCGTCAAGGCCCCCGCGGGCTGGAGCGTCCTCGCCAACGGCGTCACCGAGCACACCGGCGACGGCGTCTGGCGGGCCGCCGCCACCCCGCCGGTCTCGACCTACCTCGTCGCCGTCGCCGCCGGCCCCTGGCACTCCGTGCGCACCGAGCACCGCGGCCTGCCCTTCGGCCTCCACTGCCGCCGCTCCCTCGCCCGCCACCTCGACGCCGACGCAGAGGAACTCCTCGACGTCACCCGCGCCTGCTTCGACCGCTACCACGAGAAGTTCGACGAGCCCTACCCCTTCGACTCCTACGACCAGGCGTTCGTCCCCGAGTTCAACGCCGGCGCGATGGAGAACCCCGGCCTCGTCACCTTCCGCGACGAGTTCGTCTACCGCTCCGCCGTCACCGACGCCGAACGGCAGACCCGCGCCATGGTCATCGCCCACGAGATGGCCCACATGTGGTTCGGCGACCTCGTCACCCTGAAGTGGTGGGACGACATCTGGCTGAACGAGTCCTTCGCCGAGTACATGGGCTACCAGATCACCGCCGAGGCCACCCGCTTCACCGGGCCCTGGACCGAGTTCGGCGTCGCCCGCAAGGCCTGGGGATACGACGCCGACCAGCGCCCCTCCACCCACCCGGTCGCCCCCGAGAACGTCGAGGACACCGCCTCCGCCCTCCTCAACTTCGACGGCATCTCCTACGCCAAGGGCGCCTCCGCCCTGCGCCAGCTCGTCACCTGGCTCGGCGAGAAGGACTTCCTGGCCGGCATCAACACCCACTTCGCCCGCCACCGGTTCGGCAACGCCTCCCTCGCCGACTTCATCGACTCCCTCGCCGGCGCCACCGACCGCGACGTCCACGCCTGGGCCGACGCCTGGCTGCGCACCACCGGCGTCGACACCCTCGCCCCCACCGTCACCCCGGGCAGGGACGGCACCTGCACCCTCACCGTCGCCCACACCGGCAGCCGCCCCCACCGCATCGCCGTGGGCCTCTACGACCGCGACCTCGGCGACGAGGGTGGCCTCATCCTGCGCGAACGCCTCGACCTGGACATCCCGCAGACCGAACCCCGCTCCATCGGCAAGCGTCCCGCCCTGCTCCTGCTCAACGACGGCGACCTCACCTACACCAAGGTCCGCTTCGACCCCGAGTCCTTCGCCACCGTCCGCGCCCACCTCTCCGGCCTGCCCGACCCCCTCACCCGCGCCGTCGTCTGGAACGCCCTGCGCGACGCCGTCCGCGACGGCGAACTGGCGCCCGCCGCCTACCTGGACGCCGCCCGCACCCACCTCCCGCACGAGACCGACCTCGCCCTCGTCGAAGGCGTCCTCGCCTTCGCCACCACCCAGATCGCCGACCGCTACCTCACCCCCGAACAGCGGCCCGCGGCCCTGGCCACCCTCACCGCCCTGTGCCGCGACCTCATCCGCCGCACCGAGGACGGCGACCACCCCGGGCTGCGCCTGATCGCCGTACGCCACTTCATCGACGTCGCCGCCCAGCCCGACACCATCACCGCCTGGTTCTCCGAAGGCACCGTCCCCGGCGGCCCCGAACTCGACCCCGAGCTGCGCTGGCGCGTCCTCGGCCGCCTCGCAGTCCTCGGCGCCATCGACGACGCCGTCATCGAGGCCGAACTCGTGCAGGACCCGAGCGCCGCCGGCCAGGAAGGCGCCGCCCGCTGCCGCGCCGCCCTGCCCGACCCCGAGGCCAAGCGCCGCGCCTGGGAGGAGATGTTCACCGGTGACGGCCTGTCCAACTACCTGTTCACCGCGACCGCCCAGGGCTTCTGGCAGCCCGAGCAGGCCGACCTGGTCCGCGCCTATGTGCCGCGCTACTACACCGACGCGGTCGCCGTCGCCGCCCGCCGCGGCCCCGCCATCGCCGACGCCGCCGGCCGCTGGGCCTTCCCCGTCCACGCCGTCGACGCCGACACCCTGAGGCTCGGCGAGGAGTGCCTGCGCGACGCCGACCCCGTCCCGGCCCTGCGCCGCAAGCTCGCCGACCAGCTCGACGACCTCGCCCGGGCCCTGCGCGTCCGCCGGGCGTAG
- a CDS encoding glutamate synthase subunit beta, translating into MADPKGFLNHGREVAQTRPVEERVKDWNEVYVPGSLLPIISKQASRCMDCGIPFCHNGCPLGNLIPEWNDYAYREDWQAASERLHATNNFPEFTGRLCPAPCESACVLGINQPPVTIKNVEVSIIDKAWETGDVAPQIPERLSGKTVAVVGSGPAGLAAAQQLTRAGHTVAVYERADRVGGLLRYGIPEFKMEKRHINRRIEQMRAEGTRFRTGVEIGRDLKATDLKKRYDAVVLAVGATTARDLPVPGRELKGIHQAMEYLPLANKVQEGDYVAPPISAEGKHVVVIGGGDTGADCVGTAHRQGAASVTQLEIMPRPNEERDPIAQPWPTFPMLYKVTSAHEEGGERVYSVSTTHFEGDEDGNVQWLHMTEVEFVDGRLTPKPGTERKIPAQLVTLAMGFTGTDRDNGLVDQFGLELDARGNIARDADFQTNVPGVFVAGDAGRGQSLIVWAIAEGRSAARGVDRYLTGASELPAPIRPTDRALAV; encoded by the coding sequence ATGGCTGATCCCAAGGGCTTTCTCAACCACGGCCGCGAGGTCGCCCAGACCCGCCCCGTCGAGGAGCGCGTCAAGGACTGGAACGAGGTCTACGTCCCCGGCTCCCTGCTGCCGATCATCAGCAAGCAGGCCAGCCGGTGCATGGACTGCGGCATCCCGTTCTGCCACAACGGCTGCCCGCTCGGGAACCTGATCCCCGAGTGGAACGACTACGCCTACCGCGAGGACTGGCAGGCCGCCTCCGAGCGCCTGCACGCCACCAACAACTTCCCGGAGTTCACCGGCCGCCTGTGCCCCGCTCCGTGCGAGTCGGCGTGTGTGCTCGGCATCAACCAGCCGCCGGTCACCATCAAGAACGTCGAGGTCTCCATCATCGACAAGGCGTGGGAGACCGGGGACGTCGCCCCGCAGATCCCCGAGCGCCTGTCCGGCAAGACGGTCGCGGTCGTCGGCTCCGGCCCGGCGGGCCTGGCCGCCGCGCAGCAGCTCACCCGGGCCGGGCACACGGTCGCCGTCTACGAGCGCGCGGACCGCGTCGGCGGCCTCCTGCGCTACGGCATCCCCGAGTTCAAGATGGAGAAGCGGCACATCAACCGCCGTATCGAGCAGATGCGCGCGGAGGGCACCCGCTTCCGCACCGGCGTCGAGATCGGCCGCGACCTGAAGGCGACGGACCTGAAGAAGCGGTACGACGCCGTGGTGCTGGCCGTCGGCGCCACCACCGCGCGCGACCTGCCGGTGCCGGGCCGCGAGCTCAAGGGCATCCACCAGGCGATGGAGTACCTGCCGCTGGCCAACAAGGTCCAGGAGGGCGACTACGTCGCCCCGCCGATCTCAGCCGAGGGCAAGCACGTCGTCGTCATCGGCGGCGGCGACACCGGTGCCGACTGCGTGGGCACCGCCCACCGCCAGGGCGCGGCCTCCGTCACCCAGCTGGAGATCATGCCCCGCCCCAACGAGGAGCGGGACCCGATCGCCCAGCCGTGGCCGACCTTCCCCATGCTCTACAAGGTCACCTCGGCCCACGAGGAGGGCGGCGAGCGGGTCTACTCCGTCTCCACCACCCACTTCGAGGGCGACGAGGACGGCAACGTCCAGTGGCTCCACATGACCGAGGTCGAGTTCGTCGACGGCAGGCTCACCCCCAAGCCGGGCACCGAGCGCAAGATCCCCGCGCAGCTCGTCACCCTCGCCATGGGCTTCACCGGCACCGACCGGGACAACGGCCTGGTCGACCAGTTCGGCCTGGAACTCGACGCACGGGGTAACATCGCTCGCGACGCCGATTTCCAGACCAACGTCCCGGGGGTGTTCGTCGCCGGTGACGCCGGCCGCGGCCAGTCCCTGATCGTGTGGGCGATCGCCGAGGGCCGCTCGGCCGCCCGCGGCGTCGACCGCTACCTGACCGGGGCCAGTGAGCTGCCGGCCCCGATCCGGCCGACCGACCGCGCGCTCGCGGTCTGA
- a CDS encoding chorismate mutase — MTTSNTGTGDVDAAVREELARLRDSIDNIDAAVVHMLAERFKCTQQVGHLKARHQLPPADPTREARQIERLRALAESAKLDPAFAEKFLNFIIAEVIRHHERIAEDSGNGRAPEAG; from the coding sequence ATGACCACCAGCAACACCGGTACCGGTGACGTCGACGCCGCCGTCCGCGAGGAGCTGGCGCGGCTGCGCGACAGCATCGACAACATCGACGCGGCCGTCGTCCACATGCTCGCCGAGCGCTTCAAATGCACCCAGCAGGTCGGCCACCTCAAGGCCCGCCACCAGTTGCCGCCCGCCGACCCCACCCGCGAGGCCCGGCAGATCGAACGCCTGCGCGCGCTCGCCGAGAGCGCGAAGCTGGACCCGGCGTTCGCGGAGAAGTTCCTGAACTTCATCATCGCCGAGGTGATCCGCCACCACGAGCGCATCGCCGAGGACTCCGGCAACGGACGCGCCCCCGAGGCCGGCTGA
- the gltB gene encoding glutamate synthase large subunit — MRTPRQPSQHSTNGRNWSFMDARPAAQGMYDPRNEHDACGVGFVATLTGEASHTLVDQALTVLRNLEHRGATGSEPDSGDGAGILSQVPDAFFREVAEFELPEAGAYAVGIAFLPEDGTEDAVSRIETIAADEGLTVLGWREVPVAPDLLGATARSTMPVFRQLFVADGTSTGIDLDRRAFVLRKRAEREAGVYFPSLSARTIVYKGMLTTGQLEPFFPDLSDRRFASAIALVHSRFSTNTFPSWPLAHPYRFVAHNGEINTVKGNRNWMAARESQIISDLFGDQEKIDRIFPICTPDASDSASFDEVLELLHLGGRSLPHSVLMMIPEAWENHDSMDPARRAFYQYHSTMMEPWDGPACVTFTDGTQVGAVLDRNGLRPGRYWVTDDGLVVLGSEVGVLDIDPARVVRKGRLQPGRMFLVDTAEHRIIEDDEIKAQLAAEHPYAEWVEAGEIELGDLPEREHIVHTHASVTRRQQTFGYTEEELRVILAPMAKTGAEPIGSMGTDSPIAALSERPRLLFDYFTQLFAQVTNPPLDAIREELVTSLRSSLGPQGNLLEPTAASCRSVVLPFPVIDNDELAKLIHINADGDMPGFKAATLSGLYRVHGGGEALAARIEEICAEADAAIGNGARLIVLSDRHSDAEHAPIPSLLLTAAVHHHLIRTKQRTQVGLLVEAGDVREVHHVALLIGYGAAAVNPYLAMESVEDLVRAGTFLPGIEPEQAIRNLIYALGKGVLKVMSKMGISTVASYRGAQVFEAVGLDEAFVGKYFNGTATKIGGVGIDVIAQEVAARHAKAYPASGIAPAHRALEIGGEYQWRREGEPHLFDPETVFRLQHSTRAGKYDIFKKYTERVNEQSERLMTLRGLFGFKSDRKPIPVEEVEPVSEIVKRFSTGAMSYGSISQEAHETLAIAMNQLGGKSNTGEGGEDPERLYDPARRSSIKQVASGRFGVTSEYLVNADDIQIKMAQGAKPGEGGQLPGHKVYPWVAKTRHSTPGVGLISPPPHHDIYSIEDLAQLIHDLKNANPAARIHVKLVSEVGVGTVAAGVSKAHADVVLISGHDGGTGASPLTSLKHAGGPWELGLAETQQTLLLNGLRDRIVVQTDGQLKTGRDVVIAALLGAEEFGFATAPLVVSGCVMMRVCHLDTCPVGIATQNPTLRDRFSGKAEYVVNFFRFIAEEVRELLAELGFRSIEEAVGHAEILDVTRAVNHWKAQGLDLEPLFHVPELPEGAVRHALVPQDHGLEKALDNELIRLAADALAANDATEAQPVRARVAIRNINRTVGTMLGHEVTKKFGGAGLPDDTIDITFTGSAGQSFGAFVPRGVTLRLEGDANDYVGKGLSGGRIIVRPDRGADHLAEYSVIAGNTLAYGATGGEMFLRGKVGERFCVRNSGALVVSEGVGDHGCEYMTGGHAVVLGETGRNFAAGMSGGVAYVIDLDRDNVNAGNLGAIEPLDDADKQWLHDVVRRHAEETGSTVAEKLLADWAVSAERFSKIIPSTYKAVLAAKDAAERAGLSETEITEKMMEAATNG; from the coding sequence ATGCGTACGCCGCGCCAGCCGTCCCAGCACTCCACGAACGGCCGGAACTGGTCGTTCATGGATGCTCGCCCTGCTGCGCAGGGTATGTACGACCCCCGCAACGAGCACGACGCCTGCGGCGTCGGCTTCGTCGCCACCCTGACCGGCGAGGCGTCCCACACCCTGGTCGACCAGGCACTCACCGTGCTGCGCAACCTGGAGCACCGCGGAGCCACCGGCTCCGAGCCCGACTCCGGCGACGGCGCGGGCATCCTCTCCCAGGTGCCGGACGCCTTCTTCCGCGAGGTGGCCGAATTCGAGCTGCCCGAGGCCGGCGCCTACGCCGTCGGCATCGCCTTCCTGCCCGAGGACGGCACCGAGGACGCCGTCTCGCGGATCGAGACGATCGCCGCCGACGAGGGCCTGACCGTCCTCGGCTGGCGCGAGGTCCCCGTCGCCCCGGACCTCCTCGGCGCCACCGCCCGGTCGACGATGCCCGTCTTCCGCCAGCTCTTCGTCGCCGACGGCACCAGCACCGGCATCGACCTGGACCGCAGGGCGTTCGTGCTGCGCAAGCGCGCCGAGCGCGAGGCGGGCGTCTACTTCCCGTCGCTGTCCGCGCGGACCATCGTCTACAAGGGCATGCTGACCACCGGCCAGCTCGAGCCCTTCTTCCCGGACCTGTCCGACCGTCGCTTCGCCTCCGCGATCGCGCTCGTGCACTCCCGGTTCTCCACCAACACCTTCCCGTCGTGGCCGCTGGCCCACCCGTACCGCTTCGTCGCGCACAACGGCGAGATCAACACGGTCAAGGGCAACCGCAACTGGATGGCGGCCCGCGAGTCGCAGATCATCTCCGACCTGTTCGGCGACCAGGAGAAGATCGACCGCATCTTCCCGATCTGCACCCCCGACGCCTCCGACTCGGCCTCCTTCGACGAGGTGCTGGAACTGCTGCACCTGGGCGGCCGCTCCCTGCCCCACTCGGTGCTGATGATGATCCCGGAGGCGTGGGAGAACCACGACTCCATGGACCCGGCCCGGCGCGCCTTCTACCAGTACCACTCCACGATGATGGAGCCCTGGGACGGCCCGGCCTGCGTCACCTTCACCGACGGCACCCAGGTCGGCGCCGTCCTGGACCGCAACGGCCTGCGCCCCGGCCGCTACTGGGTCACCGACGACGGCCTCGTCGTCCTCGGCTCCGAGGTCGGCGTCCTCGACATCGACCCGGCCCGGGTCGTCCGCAAGGGCCGCCTCCAGCCCGGCAGGATGTTCCTCGTCGACACCGCCGAGCACCGCATCATCGAGGACGACGAGATCAAGGCGCAGCTCGCCGCCGAGCACCCCTACGCCGAGTGGGTGGAGGCCGGCGAGATCGAGCTGGGCGACCTGCCCGAGCGTGAGCACATCGTGCACACCCACGCCTCGGTCACCCGCCGCCAGCAGACCTTCGGCTACACCGAGGAAGAGCTGCGCGTCATCCTCGCGCCGATGGCCAAGACCGGCGCCGAGCCGATCGGTTCCATGGGCACCGACTCGCCCATCGCGGCCCTCTCCGAGCGCCCGCGGCTGCTGTTCGACTACTTCACCCAGCTCTTCGCGCAGGTCACCAACCCGCCGCTGGACGCGATCCGGGAAGAGCTGGTGACGAGCCTGCGCTCGTCGCTGGGCCCGCAGGGCAACCTGCTCGAACCGACCGCCGCCTCCTGCCGGTCCGTCGTCCTGCCCTTCCCGGTCATCGACAACGACGAGCTGGCCAAGCTCATCCACATCAACGCCGACGGCGACATGCCCGGCTTCAAGGCCGCGACCCTCTCCGGCCTGTACCGGGTGCACGGCGGCGGCGAGGCCCTCGCGGCCCGCATCGAGGAGATCTGCGCCGAGGCCGACGCCGCCATCGGCAACGGCGCCCGCCTGATCGTCCTGTCGGACCGCCACTCCGACGCCGAGCACGCGCCGATCCCGTCGCTGCTGCTCACCGCGGCCGTCCACCACCACCTCATCCGCACCAAGCAGCGCACCCAGGTGGGGCTGCTGGTCGAGGCCGGCGACGTCCGCGAGGTCCACCACGTCGCCCTGCTCATCGGCTACGGCGCCGCCGCCGTCAACCCGTACCTGGCGATGGAGTCGGTCGAGGACCTGGTCCGGGCCGGCACCTTCCTGCCGGGCATCGAGCCCGAGCAGGCCATCCGCAACCTGATCTACGCCCTCGGCAAGGGCGTTTTGAAGGTCATGTCCAAGATGGGCATCTCGACCGTCGCCTCCTACCGCGGCGCCCAGGTCTTCGAGGCCGTCGGCCTGGACGAGGCGTTCGTCGGGAAGTACTTCAATGGCACCGCCACCAAGATCGGCGGCGTCGGCATCGACGTCATCGCCCAGGAGGTCGCCGCCCGTCACGCCAAGGCGTACCCGGCCAGCGGCATCGCGCCCGCGCACCGCGCGCTGGAGATCGGCGGCGAGTACCAGTGGCGCCGCGAGGGCGAGCCGCACCTGTTCGACCCCGAGACGGTCTTCCGCCTCCAGCACTCCACCCGCGCCGGCAAGTACGACATCTTCAAGAAGTACACCGAGCGGGTGAACGAGCAGTCCGAGCGGCTGATGACGCTGCGCGGCCTGTTCGGCTTCAAGTCCGACCGCAAGCCGATCCCGGTGGAGGAGGTCGAGCCGGTCTCGGAGATCGTCAAGCGGTTCTCCACCGGCGCCATGTCGTACGGCTCCATCTCGCAGGAGGCGCACGAGACCCTCGCCATCGCCATGAACCAGCTCGGCGGCAAGTCCAACACCGGTGAGGGCGGCGAGGACCCCGAGCGCCTGTACGACCCGGCGCGCCGCTCATCGATCAAGCAGGTCGCCTCCGGCCGCTTCGGTGTGACGAGCGAGTACCTGGTCAACGCCGACGACATCCAGATCAAGATGGCCCAGGGCGCCAAGCCCGGCGAGGGCGGCCAGCTCCCCGGCCACAAGGTCTACCCCTGGGTCGCCAAGACCCGGCACAGCACCCCCGGCGTCGGCCTGATCTCCCCGCCGCCGCACCACGACATCTACTCCATCGAGGACCTCGCCCAGCTCATCCACGACCTGAAGAACGCCAACCCGGCCGCCCGCATCCACGTGAAGCTGGTCTCCGAGGTCGGCGTCGGCACGGTCGCCGCGGGTGTGTCCAAGGCGCACGCGGACGTGGTGCTGATCTCCGGCCACGACGGCGGCACGGGTGCCTCCCCGCTCACCTCGCTGAAGCACGCGGGCGGCCCCTGGGAGCTCGGCCTCGCCGAGACCCAGCAGACCCTGCTGCTCAACGGCCTGCGCGACCGGATCGTCGTCCAGACCGACGGCCAGCTCAAGACCGGCCGCGACGTCGTCATCGCCGCGCTGCTGGGCGCCGAGGAGTTCGGCTTCGCCACCGCGCCGCTCGTCGTCTCCGGCTGCGTCATGATGCGCGTCTGCCACCTGGACACCTGTCCGGTCGGCATCGCCACCCAGAACCCGACCCTGAGGGACCGGTTCTCCGGCAAGGCCGAGTACGTCGTGAACTTCTTCCGGTTCATCGCCGAGGAGGTCCGCGAGCTCCTGGCCGAGCTGGGCTTCCGCTCCATCGAGGAGGCCGTCGGCCACGCCGAGATCCTCGACGTGACCCGCGCGGTGAACCACTGGAAGGCGCAGGGCCTGGACCTGGAGCCGCTCTTCCACGTGCCCGAGCTGCCCGAGGGCGCGGTCCGCCACGCCCTGGTCCCCCAGGACCACGGCCTGGAGAAGGCGCTCGACAACGAGCTGATCAGGCTCGCGGCGGACGCGCTCGCCGCGAACGACGCGACCGAGGCGCAGCCGGTGCGCGCCCGGGTCGCCATCCGCAACATCAACCGCACGGTCGGCACCATGCTCGGCCACGAGGTGACGAAGAAGTTCGGCGGTGCGGGCCTGCCCGACGACACCATCGACATCACCTTCACCGGCTCGGCCGGCCAGTCCTTCGGCGCCTTCGTCCCGCGCGGCGTCACGCTGCGCCTGGAGGGCGACGCCAACGACTACGTCGGCAAGGGCCTGTCCGGCGGCCGGATCATCGTCCGCCCGGACCGGGGCGCCGACCACCTCGCCGAGTACAGCGTCATCGCGGGCAACACCCTCGCCTACGGCGCCACCGGCGGCGAGATGTTCCTGCGCGGCAAGGTCGGCGAGCGCTTCTGCGTCCGCAACTCCGGCGCGCTGGTCGTCTCCGAGGGCGTGGGCGACCACGGCTGCGAGTACATGACCGGCGGCCACGCGGTCGTCCTCGGCGAGACCGGGCGCAACTTCGCGGCCGGCATGTCCGGCGGCGTCGCGTACGTCATCGACCTCGACCGCGACAACGTCAACGCCGGCAACCTCGGCGCGATCGAGCCGCTGGACGACGCGGACAAGCAGTGGCTGCACGACGTGGTGCGCCGCCACGCCGAGGAGACCGGCTCCACGGTCGCCGAGAAGCTCCTGGCCGACTGGGCCGTGTCCGCGGAGCGCTTCAGCAAGATCATCCCCAGCACCTACAAGGCAGTGCTCGCCGCCAAGGACGCCGCCGAGCGAGCCGGTCTCTCCGAGACCGAGATCACCGAGAAGATGATGGAGGCGGCGACCAATGGCTGA
- a CDS encoding chitosanase, which produces MKRSGVLFLAAVPVVAAATAYFLSPGGSDGTPARPPAALVEAGREHAKSRAEQERAADDAVIARLPPGLADPAKKELAQRLVASAEHSTLDWRSAYDSIEDLGDGQGYTAGVIGFCTGTHDLLTLVERYTEAHPGNGLARYLPALREVDGTDSHEGLDPGFTAAWRAEAELPAFRAAQEAERDRVYFDPAVRLAKLDGLGPLGQFVYYDALVFHGPDTDPDGFYGLRERAMRQADTPAEGGSEKTFLDAFLDVRRAAMKAKRPGIDTSRVDTAQRRFLEAGNFTLDTPLVWEMYGETFRVP; this is translated from the coding sequence GTGAAACGCAGCGGTGTGCTGTTCCTAGCGGCTGTTCCCGTGGTCGCGGCCGCCACGGCCTACTTCCTCTCCCCGGGCGGATCGGACGGGACTCCGGCCAGGCCGCCCGCCGCCCTGGTGGAGGCCGGTCGCGAGCACGCCAAGAGCCGTGCCGAGCAGGAGCGCGCGGCGGACGACGCGGTGATCGCCCGACTGCCGCCGGGGCTGGCCGATCCGGCGAAGAAGGAGCTGGCGCAGCGGCTGGTGGCGAGCGCGGAGCACTCCACCCTGGACTGGCGCAGCGCCTACGACAGCATCGAGGACCTCGGTGACGGTCAGGGCTACACCGCGGGCGTGATCGGTTTCTGCACCGGCACCCACGACCTGCTCACCCTGGTCGAGCGCTACACCGAGGCCCACCCCGGCAACGGCCTGGCGCGGTACCTGCCCGCACTGCGCGAGGTCGACGGCACCGACTCCCACGAGGGCCTGGACCCCGGCTTCACCGCGGCCTGGCGGGCGGAGGCGGAGCTCCCGGCCTTCCGCGCGGCGCAGGAGGCCGAGCGCGACCGGGTCTACTTCGACCCGGCCGTCCGCCTGGCCAAGCTCGACGGGCTGGGCCCGCTGGGTCAGTTCGTCTACTACGACGCGCTGGTCTTCCACGGCCCCGACACCGACCCGGACGGCTTCTACGGCCTGCGCGAGCGCGCCATGCGCCAGGCGGACACACCGGCCGAGGGCGGCTCGGAGAAGACCTTCCTGGACGCCTTCCTCGATGTCCGCCGCGCGGCGATGAAGGCCAAGCGCCCGGGCATCGACACCTCCCGCGTCGACACCGCCCAGCGCCGCTTCCTGGAGGCCGGGAATTTCACCCTGGACACGCCGCTGGTGTGGGAGATGTACGGGGAGACGTTCCGGGTGCCGTAG
- a CDS encoding PP2C family protein-serine/threonine phosphatase, with translation MSDRGGDGHDGRPDAADEPALFSALLEDSAEDLYENAPCGYLSTLMDGQIAKVNRTLLDWLGYRREDLVGRRRFADLLTVGGQLYHETHFAPLLRMQGELSGIALELKAADGSRLPVLVTSVVKTGDDGEPLLIRTTVFDARDRRAYEAELLRARQEADRERERLQRLAATLQRTLLPPALEDVPGLEVAAHYHIASVDEVGGDFYDLFPLTADAWGLFLGDVCGKGAAAAAVTSLTRYTLRAAAVYDPDPAAVLGNLNTVLNQNQNGTDPRFCTVVFGVLTPDSAAGGFHITLASGGHPPAVLMRADGGARYLPTPGGQLIGVLPDAHIATTTLRLGPGDTLLLYTDGLTEARTDRSGGRYGDEALLDFARALAPTTASAVVEALSGLLTSLGGGVDDDTAVLAITVPAAR, from the coding sequence GTGAGCGACCGGGGCGGTGACGGCCACGACGGCCGGCCGGATGCCGCGGACGAGCCGGCGCTCTTCTCCGCCCTGCTGGAGGACAGCGCCGAGGACCTGTACGAGAACGCGCCCTGCGGCTATCTCTCCACCCTGATGGACGGGCAGATCGCCAAGGTCAACCGCACACTGCTGGACTGGCTCGGCTACCGGCGCGAGGACCTCGTCGGCCGCAGGCGGTTCGCCGATCTCCTCACCGTCGGCGGCCAGCTCTACCACGAGACGCACTTCGCTCCCCTGCTGCGCATGCAGGGCGAGCTGAGCGGCATCGCCCTGGAGCTGAAGGCGGCCGACGGCAGCCGTCTGCCGGTGCTGGTGACCTCCGTCGTCAAGACCGGCGACGACGGCGAGCCGCTGCTGATCCGTACCACCGTCTTCGACGCCCGCGACCGCCGCGCCTACGAGGCCGAACTGCTGCGCGCCCGGCAGGAGGCCGACCGCGAGCGCGAGCGCCTCCAGCGCCTGGCGGCCACGCTGCAGCGGACCCTGCTGCCCCCCGCGCTGGAGGACGTACCCGGCCTGGAGGTGGCCGCGCACTACCACATCGCCTCCGTCGACGAGGTCGGCGGTGACTTCTACGACCTGTTCCCCCTGACCGCCGACGCCTGGGGGCTGTTCCTCGGCGACGTGTGCGGCAAGGGCGCCGCCGCCGCGGCCGTCACCTCGCTCACCCGCTACACCCTGCGGGCGGCCGCCGTCTACGACCCGGATCCGGCCGCCGTCCTCGGCAACCTCAACACCGTCCTGAACCAGAACCAGAACGGCACCGACCCGCGGTTCTGCACGGTCGTCTTCGGCGTGCTCACCCCGGACTCCGCCGCCGGCGGCTTCCACATCACCCTGGCCAGCGGCGGGCACCCGCCCGCCGTGCTGATGCGCGCCGACGGCGGGGCGCGGTACCTGCCCACGCCGGGCGGGCAGCTCATCGGCGTCCTGCCCGACGCCCACATCGCCACCACCACGCTGCGTCTCGGACCGGGCGACACCCTGCTCCTGTACACCGACGGCCTCACCGAGGCGCGCACCGACCGGTCCGGCGGACGCTACGGCGACGAGGCGCTGCTGGACTTCGCGCGCGCCCTGGCCCCCACCACCGCGTCCGCCGTCGTCGAGGCCCTGAGCGGCCTGCTCACCAGCCTCGGCGGCGGCGTGGACGACGACACGGCCGTGCTGGCCATCACCGTGCCCGCGGCCCGGTGA